The proteins below are encoded in one region of Sphingobacterium sp. R2:
- a CDS encoding RICIN domain-containing protein — protein sequence MRTNNMWLLVVLLTTLLFSCSRLEEKALTSESERSLKSNVSVQAVTNWPRPTPTLHVGGKYLKDPCDNNIVLHGVAITPSPWFNGCQYGANSGYCTWDNYNVQGALNYNKAVIDKLTSAADGWYLNYIRLHIDPYWTNDPGAPIPENDISRFNYNRLVTYTNQVIIPLINHARSRGMYVILRPPGVCPHRIAVNDAYHTYLKTVWTFLSQHASLKNADNVMFELANEPVEILGTNGSWGMTGNEHFAALKNFFQPLVNIIRNNGANNVCWIPGTGWQSHYQGYVNNQITGGNIGYAVHIYPGYWGGVNTYQAFQNAWNTNVKPIADIAPIAITETDWAPQGYGTFGTGSTGTAGGNGFGANLKYIVDQSGNVSWNLLAPDNLLHKGDPNGGTAYNNDWEACAAPSKQWFQQYAASNYPMSNCNVTSLVNNGIYEIEFQTDANKVLDLKSGQDADGAVLRPWTRNGANAQRWVAIDAGNGYWRFVSKASASNRCIDLASNSNALGTSIRLWQSYSNDAQTWKVTAVANGYYKIVSKVDATRGWDIPSCTMDGNSNLQLWDYYGTSCQLFKFKFIAMN from the coding sequence ATGAGAACAAACAACATGTGGTTACTGGTGGTCTTATTAACGACCCTCCTTTTCAGCTGTTCGCGGCTGGAAGAAAAAGCGCTAACTAGCGAATCCGAAAGAAGTCTTAAATCCAATGTTTCTGTGCAAGCCGTTACAAACTGGCCTCGCCCAACTCCAACATTACATGTAGGAGGAAAGTACCTCAAAGATCCCTGCGACAACAACATCGTCCTTCATGGGGTCGCCATTACTCCCAGCCCTTGGTTCAACGGCTGTCAGTACGGTGCCAACTCGGGCTACTGTACCTGGGATAACTACAATGTACAAGGTGCCCTCAACTACAACAAAGCCGTCATTGACAAACTCACTAGTGCAGCCGATGGTTGGTACCTGAATTATATTCGTCTTCACATCGACCCTTATTGGACCAACGATCCAGGAGCGCCTATTCCCGAAAACGACATCTCAAGGTTTAACTATAATCGCTTGGTTACCTACACCAACCAGGTTATTATTCCTTTGATTAATCACGCCCGTAGCCGAGGTATGTATGTTATCTTGCGTCCGCCGGGGGTATGCCCGCACCGTATTGCAGTAAACGATGCGTATCATACGTATCTGAAGACAGTATGGACTTTTCTTTCGCAACATGCTTCACTGAAAAATGCAGACAATGTGATGTTTGAATTGGCCAACGAGCCCGTTGAAATATTGGGAACAAATGGCTCCTGGGGGATGACCGGCAATGAGCATTTTGCTGCGCTGAAAAATTTCTTCCAGCCTTTGGTAAATATTATCCGTAACAACGGTGCCAATAACGTATGTTGGATACCCGGTACCGGTTGGCAGTCCCATTACCAAGGCTATGTCAATAACCAGATTACCGGCGGTAACATCGGCTATGCGGTACATATATATCCGGGATACTGGGGTGGTGTCAATACCTATCAGGCCTTTCAAAATGCCTGGAATACCAATGTGAAACCTATTGCTGACATTGCGCCGATTGCCATTACAGAGACAGACTGGGCTCCACAAGGATATGGTACCTTCGGAACAGGCTCCACAGGTACCGCCGGAGGCAACGGCTTTGGTGCAAATTTAAAGTATATCGTGGATCAATCCGGCAATGTGAGCTGGAATCTTCTCGCTCCGGATAACCTGCTCCACAAAGGTGATCCCAATGGTGGCACAGCTTACAACAACGATTGGGAAGCGTGTGCAGCACCTAGCAAACAATGGTTTCAGCAATATGCTGCCTCCAATTATCCGATGTCTAACTGCAATGTCACGAGTCTGGTCAATAATGGAATTTACGAGATTGAATTCCAAACCGACGCCAATAAAGTCCTTGATTTAAAATCAGGTCAGGATGCCGATGGTGCTGTACTCAGACCCTGGACTAGGAATGGTGCAAATGCACAGCGCTGGGTAGCGATCGATGCCGGCAATGGATACTGGCGCTTTGTATCCAAAGCGAGTGCGAGCAATCGTTGCATTGATCTAGCCAGTAACAGTAATGCACTCGGAACCTCCATCCGCCTCTGGCAGAGTTACAGCAATGATGCTCAGACATGGAAGGTAACGGCTGTAGCAAATGGATATTACAAAATCGTATCAAAAGTCGATGCCACACGCGGATGGGATATCCCCAGCTGTACAATGGATGGGAACTCCAACCTGCAGCTTTGGGACTACTACGGTACATCCTGTCAATTGTTCAAATTCAAATTTATAGCGATGAACTAA
- a CDS encoding sialate O-acetylesterase, whose amino-acid sequence MMQQTPFKILLFIFLLGNVLGTAAFAQDNNFHIYLCFGQSNMEGHGQFEPQDTITNSRFHVLAAVDCPELGRQYGKWSPARAPLTRCHTGLTPADYFGRTLIENLPENIEIGVINVSVGGCHIQLFDQDSTASYVAKAPEWMKSMLAAYDNNPYQRLVALAKIAQQKGVIKGILLHQGESNTGDREWPNKVKKVYENLLHDLHLKADEVPILAGELLSAEAGGKCASMNSIIETLPATVPTAHIISSADCEGISDGLHFSPTGYRKLGKNYAASMLKLLTEATK is encoded by the coding sequence ATGATGCAACAAACACCATTTAAAATCTTGCTATTCATCTTCCTGCTGGGAAACGTTTTAGGAACAGCAGCTTTCGCTCAAGACAACAACTTTCATATATACCTTTGTTTTGGACAATCCAATATGGAGGGGCATGGTCAATTCGAACCACAGGATACCATCACCAATAGTCGGTTCCATGTACTTGCGGCAGTAGACTGCCCCGAATTGGGAAGGCAGTATGGCAAGTGGTCTCCCGCCCGTGCACCACTCACGCGCTGCCATACAGGACTTACACCTGCAGATTATTTCGGCAGAACGCTTATAGAAAATCTTCCTGAAAATATCGAGATCGGTGTCATCAACGTTTCGGTAGGTGGCTGTCATATTCAGTTATTTGATCAGGACAGCACGGCCAGCTATGTGGCAAAGGCGCCGGAGTGGATGAAATCCATGCTTGCAGCTTATGACAACAACCCGTATCAAAGACTTGTAGCATTAGCCAAGATAGCACAACAGAAAGGTGTAATCAAAGGCATCTTACTTCATCAGGGCGAATCCAACACTGGCGATCGCGAATGGCCTAATAAAGTAAAAAAAGTATATGAAAATTTACTGCACGACTTGCACTTGAAGGCAGATGAAGTGCCCATACTGGCAGGCGAACTCCTATCGGCCGAAGCCGGAGGCAAATGCGCAAGCATGAACAGCATCATCGAAACCTTGCCCGCCACTGTACCGACAGCCCATATTATATCATCCGCAGACTGCGAAGGGATAAGCGATGGATTGCATTTCAGCCCCACTGGGTACAGAAAACTGGGCAAAAACTATGCGGCAAGCATGCTTAAATTATTAACAGAAGCAACGAAATAA
- a CDS encoding redoxin domain-containing protein translates to MKILKIVALALAFLPMTSFAQQANFQINGSAPKAFNGKKVYLDYIKDGFPASDSSAIVDGRFSFKGTVEEPSYSRMVFDQDSKGKLVAQNIGDRLYFYLGNETYNIAIKDSLRTAAVKGSPLHNAYVAYLKEIGGGFMDIIDAGNKAFGAVKQDAPDANEQYKAIHEKFEARFEARRVKELAFAAKNPNSIFAVDALIDAANKRKLSEIEPIFLKLSKEVRQTTNGRQLEARFLAERSVKVGHKAPDFSQPDTEGKMVKVSDFKGQYVLIDFWASWCSPCRAENPNLLKAYNKYKSEGLEVLAVSLDDTKGKNAWLKAIKDDGLPWVHVSDLKGWSNEAAVLYGVRAVPQNYLVDPQGNIVAINIKGEQLHQELAKIFDN, encoded by the coding sequence ATGAAAATTTTAAAAATAGTTGCCTTAGCACTGGCATTTTTGCCTATGACATCCTTTGCGCAGCAAGCTAATTTCCAGATCAACGGAAGTGCCCCAAAAGCTTTTAATGGTAAAAAAGTGTATCTGGATTATATAAAAGATGGATTTCCAGCATCGGATTCATCGGCTATCGTGGACGGCAGATTTAGTTTCAAAGGAACAGTAGAGGAGCCGTCTTACTCCAGGATGGTTTTTGATCAAGACAGTAAGGGGAAATTAGTCGCACAGAATATTGGCGACCGTTTATACTTCTATTTAGGCAATGAAACCTACAATATAGCTATCAAAGATTCGCTGCGTACTGCTGCCGTAAAAGGATCGCCGTTGCATAATGCTTACGTTGCATATTTAAAGGAGATTGGCGGTGGTTTCATGGATATCATTGATGCCGGGAACAAGGCCTTTGGGGCTGTGAAACAAGATGCTCCTGATGCCAATGAACAGTATAAGGCTATCCATGAGAAGTTTGAAGCGCGGTTTGAAGCCCGACGGGTAAAAGAGCTTGCATTTGCTGCTAAAAACCCCAATTCGATCTTTGCGGTGGATGCACTTATTGATGCGGCCAATAAACGCAAGCTCAGCGAGATCGAGCCAATATTTTTGAAGCTGTCCAAAGAGGTGCGTCAGACCACGAATGGGCGACAGCTTGAGGCTCGTTTCTTGGCAGAGAGAAGTGTGAAAGTTGGTCATAAAGCACCTGATTTTTCACAGCCCGATACGGAGGGGAAAATGGTTAAGGTATCCGACTTTAAAGGTCAATATGTACTGATCGACTTTTGGGCGAGCTGGTGTAGTCCCTGCCGTGCCGAAAATCCTAACTTGTTGAAGGCCTACAACAAATACAAAAGTGAGGGGCTGGAAGTACTTGCAGTATCTTTGGATGATACAAAGGGGAAAAATGCTTGGTTAAAAGCGATCAAAGATGATGGCTTGCCTTGGGTCCATGTCTCAGATCTAAAGGGTTGGAGCAATGAGGCAGCTGTATTGTATGGTGTGCGGGCAGTACCGCAAAATTATCTGGTGGATCCTCAAGGAAATATTGTTGCTATCAATATTAAAGGTGAACAGTTACACCAGGAGTTGGCCAAAATTTTTGATAATTAA
- a CDS encoding PKD-like family lipoprotein → MIVNKLKLTAIINCSFILLICNLFYGCYKDKGNYSIDIPHEPIVQGLDTVYEVRVGDSLIIKPKITGVELSNLSYDWQISAPEAIDPEVNHYRGATLRLAFGLGANRYKVRFTISNHSNNMKYFHDFYIQGITEFSKGSLVLSNDKGVGKLTFIKPDNSILPNIYEIINNEVLPSDPLHIIYANHTIANTPLAYWYIGKHGGVRMTLEELKKEKVKPGTLKENFFLPPENIDVGDLQMYEQGVLLGVIGGKFYGGATSTWNQSNTYGMFGTPADGNYVLAPKFIVTKVQNDHFITAYERNKRQFVRINLYGGAMYFGTQYSTVGAEVFDPTNVKMDLIQMVQINSSDIYAYMKDDAGKIYELKFKTDFVREFKFEALQKKLFSHSEWIHADTKMVASRVGYIYIAYQDKVFRYNPLNEQVQELQMAFKSTVTLLKFDESEETLIVGAGGSLYYLAVQVGKNGELIKKIDGIPGDLVDITWRK, encoded by the coding sequence ATGATAGTCAACAAACTTAAGCTAACTGCAATAATTAACTGTAGTTTTATCCTTTTAATTTGCAACCTTTTTTACGGTTGTTACAAGGATAAGGGGAATTATTCGATAGATATTCCCCATGAACCTATTGTTCAGGGATTGGATACAGTTTATGAAGTTCGTGTCGGTGATAGTTTAATCATTAAGCCGAAAATAACGGGTGTAGAGCTGAGCAATCTATCGTACGATTGGCAAATTAGTGCGCCAGAGGCCATTGATCCGGAGGTCAATCATTACAGGGGGGCGACTTTGCGCTTGGCGTTTGGGCTAGGAGCAAATCGATATAAAGTGAGGTTTACCATTTCAAATCATAGCAATAATATGAAGTATTTCCATGATTTCTATATTCAAGGAATTACTGAATTTTCCAAAGGTTCGCTTGTGCTATCGAACGACAAGGGCGTAGGCAAACTTACTTTCATAAAACCTGATAACTCCATTTTGCCAAATATTTATGAAATTATTAACAATGAGGTGCTGCCATCAGATCCGCTTCATATTATTTATGCCAATCACACTATTGCCAATACTCCATTAGCGTATTGGTATATAGGGAAGCATGGTGGGGTTCGTATGACGTTGGAAGAGCTTAAAAAGGAAAAGGTTAAACCCGGTACACTGAAAGAAAACTTTTTCTTACCACCAGAAAATATCGACGTTGGGGATTTGCAAATGTATGAGCAAGGGGTGCTACTTGGGGTCATCGGTGGTAAATTTTATGGTGGGGCTACCAGCACCTGGAATCAAAGTAATACTTACGGCATGTTTGGCACACCTGCAGATGGAAATTATGTCTTGGCACCAAAGTTTATTGTTACGAAGGTACAGAATGACCATTTTATTACAGCTTATGAACGTAATAAGAGACAGTTTGTACGGATTAACCTGTACGGAGGCGCGATGTATTTTGGTACGCAATACAGCACGGTTGGCGCAGAAGTATTTGATCCTACGAATGTGAAAATGGACCTTATACAGATGGTGCAGATTAATAGCTCGGATATCTATGCGTATATGAAAGATGATGCAGGTAAAATATATGAACTTAAATTTAAGACGGATTTTGTGCGGGAATTTAAGTTTGAAGCATTACAGAAAAAGCTGTTTTCTCATTCCGAGTGGATACATGCAGATACAAAAATGGTGGCGAGCCGTGTAGGCTATATTTATATTGCTTATCAGGATAAAGTTTTTAGGTATAACCCATTGAATGAACAAGTACAGGAATTGCAAATGGCTTTCAAATCGACAGTTACATTATTAAAATTTGATGAAAGTGAGGAAACGCTGATTGTTGGCGCTGGGGGATCGCTTTACTACTTGGCTGTACAGGTTGGGAAAAATGGTGAACTTATCAAGAAAATTGATGGGATTCCAGGCGATTTGGTGGATATAACTTGGAGAAAGTAA
- a CDS encoding DUF4843 domain-containing protein, which translates to MKFNPILFMLLGMLLLFSCKKASLITYDQPANVYFDLNDADRDSIIYTFAYDLEKSSDTVYFPVKIMGYRDAKPRKYEAYIVADSSTAKMGIHYDKLETAYTLKAEEGRAYLPIIVHNVKDLEDRAVSLIIKLRENSDFGIRNPDLIRVKLVLSAKLERPSWWDNWLNNYSQVKHQLFYIATEQKSLTTNGLDAPKNLYFVNLLLAMLNDPFKWVIDHPEKGYALTTKDNGETYEFYPINNPGRKILIKRNNATGKYFFIDENGKELR; encoded by the coding sequence ATGAAATTTAACCCTATTTTATTTATGTTATTAGGTATGCTCTTGCTGTTTTCTTGTAAAAAAGCAAGCTTGATAACCTACGATCAGCCAGCAAACGTTTATTTTGACCTGAATGATGCCGATCGGGATAGTATCATTTACACCTTTGCATATGATTTGGAAAAATCGAGTGATACAGTGTATTTTCCTGTAAAGATTATGGGCTATCGCGATGCTAAACCTCGAAAATATGAGGCCTATATTGTGGCCGATTCATCTACGGCGAAGATGGGGATCCATTATGACAAACTAGAAACGGCATATACCCTAAAGGCAGAAGAAGGTCGAGCTTACTTGCCAATTATTGTTCATAATGTAAAGGATCTGGAGGATCGTGCCGTATCGTTGATCATCAAATTGAGAGAAAATTCAGATTTCGGTATCCGAAATCCCGATCTTATTCGTGTCAAATTGGTTTTATCCGCAAAATTGGAACGTCCAAGTTGGTGGGACAATTGGTTGAATAATTATTCTCAGGTGAAACATCAGTTATTTTACATTGCAACTGAACAGAAGTCGCTCACCACGAACGGCTTAGATGCCCCTAAAAATCTATATTTTGTCAATCTTTTACTAGCTATGTTGAATGATCCATTTAAATGGGTTATCGATCATCCGGAAAAAGGTTATGCACTAACCACAAAAGATAATGGCGAAACATATGAATTTTATCCTATTAATAATCCTGGTAGGAAAATATTAATTAAGAGAAATAATGCCACTGGTAAGTATTTCTTTATCGATGAAAATGGAAAGGAGTTGAGATAA